The Lycium barbarum isolate Lr01 chromosome 12, ASM1917538v2, whole genome shotgun sequence genome includes a region encoding these proteins:
- the LOC132622073 gene encoding uncharacterized protein LOC132622073: MEWATLQHLDLRHVGRSSKLLQPHAAAFHPTQALLAVAIGSHIIEFDAYTGSKIASIDIGSPVVRMAYSPTSGHCVIAILEDCTMRSCDFDAEQTCVLHSPEKRTERISSDTEVHLALTPLQPVVFFGFHRRMSVTVVGTVEGGKAPTKIKTDLKKPIVNLACHPRLPVLYVAYAEGLIRAYNIHTYAVHYTLQLDNTIKLVGAGAFAFHPTLEWLFIGDRRGTLLAWDVSTERPMMIGITQVGSQPITSVSWLPMLRLLVTLSKDGNIQVWKTRVVLNPNKPPMQANFFEPAAIESIDIPRILSQQGGEAVYPLPRIRALEVHPKLNLSALLFMSLTGADNRKNRAAFTRDGRKQLFAVLQGARGSSASVLKEKLSALGSSGILADHQLKAQLQEHYLKGQSQLTISDIARKAFLYSHFMEGHAKTAPISRLPLITILDTKHYLKDVPVCQPFHLDLNFFNRENRVLHYPVRAFYVEGSNLMAYNLSSGVENVYKKLYASIPGNVEFHPKYIIYGKKKHLFFVVYEFSGATNEVVLYWENTDPRLANSKGNTIKGLDAAFIGPNENHYAILDEDKTGLSLYILPGTALQVLDENNGATDQNQSTDTDGTSKGPMQFMFETEVHRIFSTPIESTLVFASHGDQIGLAKLVQNYRLSNADGHYISTKAEGRKFIKLKVNEIVLQVQWQETLRGYVAGVLTTHRVLIVSADLDILACSSTKFDKGLPSYRSILWLGPALLFSTATAVSMLGWDGKVRTILSISMPNAVLLGALNDRLLLANPTDINPRQKKGVEIKNCLVGLLEPLLVGFSTMQQHFEQKLDLSEILYQITSRFDSLRITPRSLDILARGPPICGDLAVSLSQSGPQFTQVLRGTYAIKALRFSTALSVLKDEFLRSRDYPRCPPTSHLFQRFRQLGYACIKYAQFDSAKETFEVISDYESMLDLFICHLNPSAMRRLAQKLEDESADSELRRYCERILRVRSTGWTQGIFANFAAESMVPKGPEWGGGNWEIKTPTNLKSIPQWELAAEVMPYMRTDDGTIPSIITDHIGVYLGLIKGRGNVVEVREDSLVKAFKAENGEDKVNGPQKSIAASTANQSKGFPEGEMLMGLESLGKKVASSSVVDEQTKAEEEFKKSLYGSAADCTSSDEEETSKTKKLHIRIRDKPVTSTTVDVNKIKEATKQLGLPISRTKSLTGSSPDLGLLVPQPSSATNVPVTAPVASTSADPFGTNSLTQSASMPDLAPKAVGAGVTAGPIPEDFFQNTISSVQVAASLPPPGTFLSKLDQNSQVAEATKMQPNQGSTSVADVGPPDGGLPPQPTQRPVSFEGVGLPDGGVPPQPFSQPAGLQPHVQMPKPPMSNQPLDLSSLEAPGSGQPSARPPSPPKSVRPGQVPRGAAAPLCFKTGLAHLEQNQLPDALSCFDEAFLALAKDQSRGADIKAQATICAQYKIAVTLLQEITRLQRVQGPSAISAKDEMARLSRHLGSLPLLAKHRINCIRTAIKRNMDVQNYGYSKQMLELLLSKAPPGKQDELRSLVDICVQRGLSNKSIDPQEDPSQFCAATLSRLSTIGYDVCDLCGAKFSALSSPGCIICGMGSIKRSDALVVPVPSPFG, encoded by the exons ATGGAGTGGGCGACGCTACAGCATTTAGATCTCCGGCACGTTGGGCGGAGCTCAAAGTTATTACAGCCTCACGCCGCCGCATTTCATCCCACTCAGGCTCTTCTCGCCGTCGCAATTGGAAGCCATATAATCG AATTCGATGCATATACGGGAAGCAAGATTGCTTCCATAGACATTGGTTCTCCTGTTGTTCGTATGGCTTATAGTCCAACAAGTGGACATTGTGTAATTGCTATTCTTGAG GATTGTACAATGCGTTCGTGTGACTTTGATGCAGAGCAAACGTGTGTTTTACATTCACCTGAGAAGAGGACAGAACGCATCTCTTCTGATACTGAAGTTCATCTTGCATTAACTCCTCTTCAACCTGTTGTCTTTTTTGGTTTCCACCGTAGGATGAGTGTAACAG TTGTTGGAACTGTGGAAGGTGGGAAGGCGCCAACAAAAATAAAGACTGACCTGAAGAAACCTATCGTCAATCTTGCTTGCCATCCTCGACTCCCTGTTCTG TATGTAGCTTACGCAGAAGGCTTAATTCGAGCTTATAACATCCATACATATGCTGTACATTACACTTTACAAT TGGATAATACTATCAAGCTGGTTGGTGCTGGTGCATTTGCATTTCATCCAACATTGGAATGGCTTTTTATTGGAGATAGACGTGGTACTCTTCTTGCATGGGATGTATCAACTGAAAGGCCTATGATGATTGGAAT TACACAAGTAGGTTCTCAACCTATCACATCAGTTTCTTGGCTGCCAATGCTGCGGTTGCTGGTCACTTTGTCCAAGGATGGAAATATTCAAGTGTGGAAAACAAGGGTGGTACTGAATCCCAACAAGCCACCCATGCAAGCAAACTTTTTCGAGCCTGCTG CAATTGAATCCATTGATATCCCTAGAATTCTCTCTCAGCAAGGAGGAGAAGCAGTTTATCCACTTCCTCGGATCAGGGCTTTAGAAGTTCACCCAAAATTAAATCTGTCTGCATTGCTTTTTATG AGTTTGACTGGTGCTGACAACAGAAAAAATCGAGCTGCTTTTACTAGGGATGGAAGGAAACAATTATTTGCAGTTCTGCAAGGTGCAAGGGGATCTTCAG CATCTGTCTTGAAGGAAAAGCTCTCAGCCCTTGGTTCATCCGGAATATTAGCTGATCACCAACTTAAAGCACAGCTGCAAGAACATTATTTGAAAGG ACAAAGTCAGCTCACAATTTCGGATATTGCAAGAAAGGCTTTTCTTTATAGC CATTTTATGGAAGGTCATGCAAAAACTGCTCCAATTTCTCGGTTACCTCTCATCACAATCCTGGATACTAAACATTATTTGAAAGATGTCCCAGTTTGTCAG CCATTTCATCTGGATCTAAATTTTTTCAATAGAGAGAACAGAGTTCTGCACTATCCTGTGAGGGCTTTCTATGTAGAAGGCTCAAACCTTATGGCATACAATCTGTCTTCTGGAGTAGAAAATGTTTACAAGAAGCTTTATGCATCG ATTCCTGGAAATGTAGAATTTCATCCGAAGTACATTATTTATGGTAAAAAGAAGCACCTATTCTTCGTCGTTTATGAGTTCAGTGGCGCCACAAATGAAGTGGTTCTTTATTGGGAAAATACCGATCCCCGACTTGCTAACAGTAAAGGAAATACGATTAAAG GTCTAGACGCTGCCTTTATTGGCCCTAATGAGAATCATTATGCAATTCTTGATGAGGATAAGACTGGGCTGTCCTTGTATATTTTGCCTGGAACTGCTCTACAAGTGTTAGATGAAAACAATGGAGCAACTGATCAAAACCAGTCTACTGACACTGATGGTACCAGTAAGGGTCCAATGCAGTTTATGTTCGAAACTGAAGTTCATCGCATCTTCTCAACTCCAATAG AATCAACTTTGGTATTTGCTTCCCATGGTGACCAGATTGGCTTGGCGAAACTGGTTCAAAACTACCGCCTCTCAAATGCTGATGGCCATTACATATCAACAAAAGCAGAAGGAAGAAAATTTATCAAATTGAAAGTAAATGAGATTGTCCTCCAG GTGCAATGGCAAGAAACTCTCAGGGGCTACGTTGCAGGTGTATTGACCACACATAGGGTGCTTATTGTTTCAGCAGATCTGGATATATTGGCATGCAGTTCTACAAAGTTTGACAAAGGACTTCCTTCA TATAGATCTATTCTATGGCTTGGGCCTGCACTTCTTTTTTCAACTGCCACTGCTGTTAGTATGCTTGGGTGGGATGGCAAAGTGAGGACCATACTTTCAATTAGTATGCCTAATGCAG TACTGCTTGGAGCTTTGAATGATCGGCTGCTGCTTGCTAACCCTACAGATATAAATCCTAGGCAAAAGAAAGGGGTTGAAATTAAAAACTGTCTTGTTGGACTTCTTGAACCTCTCCTTGTTGGGTTTTCcacaatgcaacaacattttgaACAGAAGCTTGACCTCTCAGAGATCCTATATCAGATAACCTCAAG GTTTGACAGTCTACGTATAACTCCAAGATCTCTTGACATACTTGCTAGAGGTCCACCAATTTGTGGTGATCTTGCTGTATCATTATCCCAGTCAGGCCCACAATTCACTCAG GTATTGAGAGGGACCTACGCAATCAAGGCGCTCCGATTTTCTACCGCATTGTCTGTCTTAAAGGACGAATTTTTGCGTTCAAGAGATTATCCAAGATGCCCCCCAACTTCACATTTGTTCCAGCGCTTTCGCCAGTTGGGATATGCTTGTATAAA ATATGCTCAGTTTGATAGTGCTAAAGAAACTTTTGAAGTCATATCAGACTATGAAAGCATGCTTGACCTATTTATATGCCACCTTAACCCAAGTGCAATGCGGCGACTTGCACAGAAACTAGAAGATGAAAGTGCAGATTCAGAATTACGACGATATTGTGAAAGGATCCTTAGGGTGCGTTCAACTGGGTGGACGCAAGGTATCTTTGCAAATTTTGCAGCTGAAAGTATGGTCCCTAAAGGACCAGAATGGGGTGGTGGTAATTGGGAGATCAAGACACCAACCAATCTGAAGAGCATTCCTCAGTGGGAGCTTGCTGCTGAGGTGATGCCATACATGAGAACTGATGATGGTACAATCCCATCAATTATCACGGATCACATAGGTGTTTACCTAGGTTTGATAAAAGGAAGAGGTAACGTCGTGGAAGTGAGAGAAGACAGTTTGGTGAAGGCATTTAAAGCTGAAAATGGTGAAGACAAGGTAAATGGACCTCAAAAATCTATAGCTGCATCGACAGCTAACCAGTCCAAAGGGTTTCCTGAGGGTGAAATGTTAATGGGACTAGAAAGCCTTGGCAAGAAAGTTGCCAGTTCTAGTGTGGTAGATGAGCAAACAAAAGCAGAAGAAGAATTCAAGAAATCACTGTATGGATCTGCTGCTGACTGTACCAGCAGTGATGAAGAAGAAACATCAAAAACGAAAAAATTACACATAAGAATTCGAGACAAACCTGTTACATCTACTACAGTGGACGTGAACAAGATAAAAGAAGCCACAAAACAGCTGGGCCTGCCGATCAGTAGAACAAAGTCATTAACTGGTTCATCCCCAGATCTTGGCCTCCTTGTACCTCAACCTTCTTCTGCAACCAATGTACCAGTTACAGCTCCAGTGGCTTCTACATCTGCTGATCCTTTTGGAACAAATTCATTGACACAATCTGCATCTATGCCGGATCTTGCTCCTAAGGCAGTGGGTGCTGGAGTTACTGCAGGGCCCATTCCCGAGGACTTCTTCCAGAATACTATATCATCCGTCCAGGTTGCAGCATCATTGCCTCCTCCTGGGACTTTCCTTTCTAAGCTGGACCAAAATTCTCAAGTTGCTGAAGCCACTAAAATGCAACCTAACCAGGGTAGTACATCTGTAGCTGATGTTGGTCCACCTGATGGTGGTCTCCCCCCTCAACCTACTCAACGACCTGTTTCATTTGAGGGCGTGGGTCTTCCTGATGGGGGTGTTCCTCCGCAGCCCTTCAGTCAACCTGCTGGCCTGCAACCTCATGTTCAGATGCCAAAACCTCCCATGTCCAACCAACCTCTTGATCTCAGTTCTCTTGAAGCTCCAGGTTCAGGACAACCTTCTGCACGTCCACCTTCTCCTCCAAAATCTGTGCGTCCTGGACAA GTCCCTCGTGGGGCTGCTGCTCCACTTTGCTTCAAGACTGGTCTTGCCCATCTTGAGCAAAATCAGCTGCCAGATGCATTATCCTGTTTCGATGAAGCTTTCTTGGCACTGGCTAAGGATCAATCTCGTGGAGCTGACATAAAAGCTCAAGCCACAATATGTGCACAATACAAAATTGCAGTTACTCTGCTTCAG GAAATCACCCGACTGCAGAGAGTCCAGGGCCCAAGTGCAATCAGTGCAAAGGATGAAATGGCGCGATTGTCTCGACATTTGGGTTCACTGCCTCTTCTGGCTAAGCACAGGATAAATTGTATTCGAACTGCTATTAAGAGGAACATGGATGTACAGAATTATGGTTATTCCAAGCAGATGCTTGAACTTCTATTATCTAAGGCACCTCCAGGCAAGCAAGACGAATTGAGGAGCTTGGTTGACATATGTGTTCAAAGGGGCTTGTCCAACAAGTCAATTGATCCACAAGAAGATCCATCCCAGTTCTGTGCTGCTACCCTTAGCCGTCTATCAACCATTGGTTATGATGTCTGCGATCTCTGTGGGGCCAAATTCTCTGCTCTGTCATCACCTGGCTGCATTATTTGTGGTATGGGAAGCATTAAAAGATCGGATGCACTTGTGGTTCCTGTTCCCTCTCCATTTGGCTGA
- the LOC132622466 gene encoding uncharacterized protein LOC132622466, producing MNIGLQRGVLQQETMVGVGSQSHNFGWTMQSCDIPGPSSAPDTSELGGGSIVRYRPTQVESFTERCNDFKENPVLTQLTQIVSNNDVANDHSDESNSDIPLDHAETDDDRSSDDDGHSYEDITARSDGNVIYHSNAIPYLDNTEEGPDDFAFMRDDGPVRSALWDRKKPEFIKSGMLFQNKQQMKGVVRKYCLKEKKEFICDQSKGKFWRVISKRHMLGCEWMIHFREISSDMWKAGKTVLQHSCLTDDYRKDHSNLNSHLITTTLIPYIMVDPYISIKSVQKKYKDCIRLLLVIEKHKRGVRKLLKWYLVILKPPSRHCPDTWLPYNISIWGPLLSGSTNQLQCKVNASSHFFSELINQALMDSKITGLSSQ from the exons ATGAATATTGGGCTTCAAAGAGGTGTACTTCAACAAGAAACAATGGTAGGAGTTGGTAGCCAGTCACATAACTTTGGTTGGACTATGCAGAGCTGTGATATTCCTGGACCGAGTAGTGCTCCAGATACAAGTGAATTAGGTGGCGGGAGTATAGTTCGATATCGCCCTACTCAAGTGGAGTCATTTACGGAAAG gtgTAACGATTTTAAAGAAAACCCCGTATTAactcagctcacacaaattgtgagcaataatgATGTAGCTAATGATCACTCCGATGAGTCAAATAGTGATATCCCATTAGATCACGCAGAAACAGACGATGATCGTTCATCTGATGATGATGGTCATTCTTATGAAGACATTACTGCTCGAAGTGATGGTAACGTTATCTACCATTCTAATGCGATTCCATATTTGGATAACACAGAAGAAGGCCCGGATGATTTTGCCTTCATGAGAGATGACGGTCCAGTTCGATCTGCACTTTGGGATCGTAAAAAACCTGAATTTATCAAATCAG gtatgttatttcagaacAAGCAGCAAATGAAAGGCGTAGTGAGAAAatattgtctcaaagaaaagaaagagttcatttgtgatcagtccaaaggtaaattttggagggttattagcaagcgtcatatgttgggatgtgagtggatgatccattttagagaaatttcaagtgATATGTGGAAGGCAGGCAAAACGGTTCTCCAACACAGTTGTCTCACGGATGATTACAGAAAGGATCATTccaatttgaacagtcacctaattactactacgttgataccatatattatggtcgATCCATACATCAGTATTAAGTCAGTTCAGAAAAAATACAAGGATTGCATACGTTTACTCTTAGTTATAGAAAAACATAAAAGgggcgtaagaaagctattgaaatggtatttggTGATTTTGAAACCTCCTTCAAGACATTGCCCTGACACATGGCTGCCTTACAATATTTCAATTTGGGGACCGTTGTTGAGTGGAAGCAccaatcaactacaatgcaaggtgaaCGCATCTTCACATTTCTTTTCTGAGCTTATAAACCAAGCA